The proteins below are encoded in one region of Danio rerio strain Tuebingen ecotype United States chromosome 14, GRCz12tu, whole genome shotgun sequence:
- the kdm3b gene encoding lysine-specific demethylase 3B isoform X5, whose product MGDSLGLIGKRLLLLLNDGSSAPAATGGEVERAAWLRGTVRAVSVIGLASPGVEVFVEFEDSPWRKRAWVQLYGDEVRVVLMESAIVWANCSDPSLSTALGSSATQWPALMFKQLIDRVGLGSVVPVEFFGARNLAFLPNGNSLHTFETEKDFTHSLLQEQPALQHAISSWHTDSELQEILRKGSYTIQGRRVKVYQPEFEQPWAFGLVSQHDPVSHIMEITMDQSCLKGEETQVVDPRVIHVMLAEGKLNESQDRRKKEGDGGKGEGSRRRRTASEGDEDITLKRFKGAGEGASDNQNGNSSNRDAEAMQEHSHIRSTGFVKENGSFIPNQERISSVSAVLPASTPTPPPLKPAPSPFSNTFPSLGQMPNLVPGAPAPKSSPTLPSSEREEGGVLSGYPKTAALVSPGPVTISSPSQENTSSVALTAPVDANQKPSMWGSTSEGNQTPKAPVLAPAGFGKQSCGGVFGNVSTQTNGSSQGDKPFGFSFRGAKDSQRQDSDTSQNLFFQFISQNQSNTQGQSKAFTSLSECLNKEPPSLFKSAAPSEGFKKTVVASASTGLFGSAPASGLAPLKEQPKVPDIKPAGNGILMNKPFGAVGEAQSKLPATFSSAIIQAASSTEVLKPSGLGTSGLGNASGGIRNVNSSTPVSSFGLLAGNKVSDGHENLFLQPSKETNSFLAYGRGVPQTPFGALTSPKSSSAQSASAVSPSGSTSLLGQDPPGSDAKPNLFTMAEPPKGILAPQFAAPALMTTPSFTSVAQDGQQISKPNREGSDDSSGTLLSTEAEGVSVPFEQSKFSLEERLQSIKKDSESSSNSDLSDLSEGEDNAGQSQKPDLPAGNEDKNKAQAAAKSRPRSKPFKVGQSVLKDQNKVRRLKQSGEAFLQDGSCINVAPHLHKCRECRLERYRKSREQDSDDDDPNVACRFFHFRRLAFTKKGVLRVEGFLSPQQSDSMAMGLWLPSITIQEGLDLDTSKYILANVGDQFCQLVMSEKEAMMMVEPHQKVAWKRAVRGVREMCDVCETTLFNIHWVCRKCGFGVCLDCYRLRKNRPPEVEDGPEEEVFSWLKCAKGQPHEPQNLMPTQIIPGTALYSIGDMVHAARGKWGIKANCPCTSRHKTLMRPSAPNGLSQSGAAHSSGNGTTSTSSTTRPNEESAAGVVVKTEPVEEPTSADTTSSTSGTNSSTSSPAPAPTSAPTLLPPSLPPPSLPPPSLPPAPALVPTPPAKDSKSSSSALHWLADLATQKEPKESLRSMMGRDSRSPFGLDSFSTLSKPSGSSPKLFNSLLLGAGPSQPKAEGTSLRDLLNSGSGKLPQGPTEGGVPFPPVFSTASQADKMKGGLPNFLDHIIASVVETKKSEVRRASGSAEVIESATAPRREGVMGLSVLDPHTSHSWLCDGRLLCLQDPSNPNNWKIFRECWKQGQPVLVSGIHRKLKEHLWRPEAFSEEFGDQDVDLVNCRNCAIISDVKVREFWDGFQVISKRLQGSDGQPMVLKLKDWPPGEDFRDMMPTRFNDLMDNLPLPEYTKRDGRLNLASRLPNFFVRPDLGPKMYNAYGLISTEDRKVGTTNLHLDVSDAVNVMVYVGIPEGENDQESEADLAGFKEVMQTIEEGDVDDMTKRRVYEIKEKPGALWHIYAAKDAEKIRELLRKVGEEQGQENPPDHDPIHDQSWYLDQTLRRRLYEEYGVQGWSIVQFLGDAVFIPAGAPHQVHNLYSCIKAAEDFVSPEHVKHCFRLTQEFRHLSNTHTNHEDKLQVKNIIYHAVKDAVATLKAHEPKLGRS is encoded by the exons GTGTTTGTAGAATTTGAGGACAGCCCTTGGCGTAAGCGTGCATGGGTGCAGTTGTATGGGGATGAGGTGCGTGTCGTTCTTATGGAGAGTGCCATCGTTTGGGCAAACTGCAGCGATCCTTCTCTCTCCACTGCTCTAGGATCATCTGCTACACAGTGGCCTGCCTTG atgTTCAAACAGCTGATTGACCGTGTGGGTTTGGGGTCCGTGGTCCCTGTTGAGTTCTTTGGTGCAAGAAATTTGGCGTTTCTCCCTAATGGGAATTCGCTGCACACTTTTGAG ACTGAAAAAGATTTTACACACTCTCTGCTTCAAGAGCAGCCGGCACTTCAACATGCCATTTCAAGCTGGCATACAGACTCTGAGTTGCAGGAGATTTTGCGGAAAG GATCTTACACTATTCAGGGTCGGAGAGTAAAGGTGTACCAGCCAGAGTTTGAGCAGCCCTGGGCCTTTGGACTAGTATCTCAGCATGATCCTGTTTCACACATTATGGAGATTACCATGGATCAGAGTTGTTTAAAA GGTGAGGAGACACAAGTGGTTGATCCTCGGGTTATTCACGTAATGCTTGCTGAAGGCAAGTTAAATGAG AGCCAAGATCGACGCAAAAAGGAGGGTGATGGTGGGAAAGGTGAGGGCAGTCGAAGACGTCGGACAGCATCTGAAGGAGATGAAGACATTACACTCAAACGTTTCAAAGGAGCCGGGGAAGGTGCCTCTGACAACCAGAATGGGAATAGCTCCAACAGGGACGCAGAGGCTATG CAGGAACACTCCCATATAAGGAGCACAGGTTTTGTGAAGGAGAATGGCAGTTTTATCCCAAACCAAGAAAGGATTTCTTCAGTATCTGCAGTGCTTCCTGCTTCTACTCCAACGCCACCTCCTTTGAAGCCTGCCCCATCACCTTTTTCTAACACTTTTCCTTCTTTGGGTCAAATGCCCAACTTGGTGCCCGGGGCCCCTGCCCCGAAATCATCTCCCACACTCCCATCGTCAGAGAGGGAGGAGGGAGGTGTTCTTTCAGGGTATCCTAAAACAGCTGCCCTGGTGTCTCCAGGTCCTGTGACCATTTCATCACCTTCCCAAGAAAACACTTCAAGTGTGGCTCTCACTGCTCCTGTTGATGCGAACCAAAAGCCCAGTATGTGGGGATCAACCTCAGAAGGAAATCAG ACCCCTAAAGCCCCTGTTCTAGCTCCTGCTGGATTTGGTAAACAGTCCTGTGGAGGGGTGTTTGGGAATGTCTCAACACAGACTAATGGATCTTCCCAGGGGGACAAACCCTTTGGGTTTTCATTTAGAGGTGCAAAGGACTCGCAAAGGCAGGACTCTGATACGTCACAGAACCTGTTCTTCCAATTCATCTCTCAGAACCAGAGCAACACACAAGGCCAATCAAAAGCCTTCACATCTTTGTCCGAGTGCCTGAACAAGGAGCCGCCCAGCCTGTTCAAGTCTGCTGCTCCCTCTGAGGGTTTCAAAAAAACTGTTGTGGCTTCTGCATCCACTGGACTGTTTGGTTCAGCACCTGCCAGTGGCCTGGCACCACTGAAAGAGCAGCCAAAAGTGCCTGATATCAAGCCTGCAGGCAATGGGATCCTTATGAACAAGCCTTTTGGTGCTGTAGGGGAGGCACAGAGCAAACTCCCAGCCACTTTTTCTTCTGCCATAATTCAAGCTGCAAGCTCTACAGAGGTGCTGAAACCCTCGGGATTAGGAACCAGTGGACTTGGAAATGCCAGTGGTGGAATTAGAAATGTAAATAGCTCAACCCCAGTGAGTAGCTTTGGTCTGCTTGCTGGCAACAAGGTTTCCGATGGACACGAGAACCTGTTCTTGCAGCCCTCGAAGGAGACAAATTCGTTTCTTGCCTATGGCAGAGGTGTTCCGCAAACCCCTTTTGGTGCATTGACATCTCCAAAGTCTTCATCTGCCCAGTCCGCATCTGCTGTTTCACCTTCAGGCAGCACCAGTCTGCTCGGTCAAGATCCTCCTGGTAGTGATGCAAAACCAAATCTCTTCACTATGGCAGAACCTCCCAAGGGAATCTTAGCCCCTCAGTTTGCAGCTCCTGCTCTCATGACCACTCCGTCATTCACATCAGTTGCACAGGATGGACAGCAAATATCCAAACCAAACAGAGAAGGATCAGATGACAGCTCTGGAACCCTTCTCAGCACTGAAGCAGAAGGTGTCTCTGTGCCCTTTGAGCAAAGCAAGTTTTCACTGGAGGAACGTCTTCAGTCTATCAAAAAGGATTCAGAGTCCAGTAGTAACAGTGACTTGTCTGATTTGAGTGAGGGAGAGGACAACGCTGGCCAGAGCCAGAAACCCGATCTTCCGGCAGGCAATGAGGATAAGAACAAGGCCCAGGCTGCAGCCAAGAGCCGGCCACGGAGCAAACCATTTAAAG TTGGACAGTCTGTGTTGAAGGACCAGAATAAGGTTCGGCGCTTGAAGCAGTCTGGAGAGGCCTTTCTACAAGATGGCTCTTGCATTAACGTGGCTCCCCACTTGCATAAATGTCGTGAGTGCCGTCTGGAGCGCTACAGGAAATCGCGTGAGCAGGACTCTGATGATGACGACCCAAATGTAGCCTGTCGATTCTTTCACTTTCGCAG GTTGGCTTTCACTAAAAAGGGAGTTCTTCGTGTGGAGGGTTTTCTGAGCCCACAGCAGAGTGACAGCATGGCAATGGGCCTGTGGCTTCCTTCCATCACAATACAAGAAGGACTTGACCTGGACACGTCCAAATATATTTTAGCAAATGTGGGGGACCAGTTTTGCCAATTGGTCATGTCAGAGAAAGAAGCCATGATGATGGTAGAACCACATC aaaaagtGGCTTGGAAGCGAGCTGTCCGAGGAGTGAGAgaaatgtgtgatgtttgtgaAACAACCCTGTTCAACATCCACTGGGTTTGTCGTAAATGTGGCTTCGGCGTTTGTCTTGACTGCTATCGACTACGCAAGAACAGGCCACCTGAAG TGGAAGATGGTCCTGAAGAGGAGGTGTTCTCATGGCTTAAGTGTGCTAAAGGCCAGCCACACGAACCACAGAACCTCATGCCAACTCAAATTATACCCGGCACGG CATTGTACAGCATAGGTGACATGGTACATGCAGCCAGAGGTAAATGGGGGATTAAAGCAAACTGTCCCTGCACTAGTCGGCACAAAACGTTGATGCGGCCCAGTGCTCCAAATGGTCTTTCACAG TCGGGTGCAGCTCACAGTTCGGGGAATGGAACCACGTCTACTTCATCCACAACCCGTCCAAATGAAGAATCTGCAGCTGGTGTTGTAGTCAAAACTGAACCCGTTGAAGAGCCTACAAGTGCTGATACCACATCAAGTACCAGTGGGACAAATAGCAGCACATCTAGCCCTGCTCCTGCTCCAACTTCTGCTCCTACTCTTCTTCCTccttctcttcctcctccttcacTTCCTCCTCCTTCACTTCCTCCTGCTCCTGCACTTGTACCTACACCTCCTGCAAAGGATAGCAAGAGCAGTTCTTCAGCACTTCACTGGCTGGCAGATCTGGCCACACAAAAGGAGCCCAAAG AGTCTCTGCGCTCCATGATGGGTCGTGACTCTCGTTCTCCATTTGGCCTGGACTCGTTCAGCACACTTTCCAAACCATCAGGGTCCAGTCCTAAGCTGTTCAACAGTCTGCTGCTGGGTGCAGGCCCTTCACAACCCAAAGCAGAGGGTACCAGCCTCCGAGATCTGCTGAACTCTGGCTCTGGCAAACTCCCGCAAGGGCCCACAGAGGGAGGTGTCCCATTTCCTCCAGTGTTCTCCACTGCTAGT CAGGCTGATAAAATGAAGGGAGGTCTTCCTAACTTCCTGGATCATATCATTGCATCAGTAGTGGAGACTAAGAAGTCAGAGGTTCGTCGTGCGTCAGGTTCAGCAGAAGTCATCGAGTCTGCCACTGCTCCTCGCAGAGAGGGGGTGATGGGGCTGAGTGTCCTGGATCCACACACTTCACACTCTTGGCTTTGTGACGGCCGTTTGCTCTGCCTGCAGGACCCCAGTAACCCCAACAACTGGAAGATCTTCAGAGAGTGCTGGAAACAAGGACAG cCTGTGCTGGTCTCAGGCATACACAGGAAGCTGAAGGAACACTTATGGAGGCCTGAGGCCTTCAGCGAGGAGTTTGGAGACCAGGACGTGGACCTGGTCAACTGTAGGAACTGCGCCATCATCTCTGATGTTAAAGTCAGGGAATTTTGGGATGGCTTCCAGGTCATTTCCA AGCGATTGCAAGGTAGCGATGGCCAGCCTATGGTACTAAAACTTAAAGACTGGCCTCCTGGAGAAGATTTTCGAGATATGATGCCCACTCG GTTTAATGATCTCATGGACAATCTTCCTTTGCCCGAGTACACAAAGAGAGATGGCCGTCTCAACCTGGCCTCTCGTCTTCCAAACTTCTTTGTTCGGCCAGATCTGGGCCCTAAAATGTACAATGCGTATG GTCTGATCTCCACAGAAGACAGGAAGGTCGGCACCACTAACTTGCATTTGGACGTGTCTGATGCCGTCAACGTTATGGTGTATGTGGGCATCCCAGAAGGAGAGAATGACCAAGAAAGTG AAGCAGACCTCGCTGGATTCAAAG AGGTGATGCAGACTATTGAAGAGGGTGATGTAGATGACATGACGAAAAGAAGAGTCTACGAGATCAAGGAGAAACCTGGGGCTCTCTGGCACATCTATGCTGCCAAAGATGCTGAGAAGATCCGAGAGCTCTTACGAAAG GTTGGAGAGGAACAAGGTCAAGAGAACCCACCAGACCATGATCCTATCCATGACCAGAGCTGGTACCTGGACCAGACGTTGCGTCGCAGGCTGTATGAGGAGTATGGAGTCCAGGGATGGTCCATTGTGCAGTTTTTGGGAGATGCAGTGTTCATCCCAGCTGGAGCACCACATCAG GTGCACAACCTGTACAGCTGTATCAAAGCTGCAGAAGATTTTGTTTCTCCAGAGCATGTGAAGCACTGTTTTAGACTGACGCAAGAGTTTCGCCACCTTTCCAACACTCACACAAACCACGAGGACAAGCTACAG
- the kdm3b gene encoding lysine-specific demethylase 3B isoform X9 yields the protein MGDSLGLIGKRLLLLLNDGSSAPAATGGEVERAAWLRGTVRAVSVIGLASPGVEVFVEFEDSPWRKRAWVQLYGDEVRVVLMESAIVWANCSDPSLSTALGSSATQWPALMFKQLIDRVGLGSVVPVEFFGARNLAFLPNGNSLHTFETEKDFTHSLLQEQPALQHAISSWHTDSELQEILRKGSYTIQGRRVKVYQPEFEQPWAFGLVSQHDPVSHIMEITMDQSCLKGEETQVVDPRVIHVMLAEGKLNESQDRRKKEGDGGKGEGSRRRRTASEGDEDITLKRFKGAGEGASDNQNGNSSNRDAEAMQEHSHIRSTGFVKENGSFIPNQERISSVSAVLPASTPTPPPLKPAPSPFSNTFPSLGQMPNLVPGAPAPKSSPTLPSSEREEGGVLSGYPKTAALVSPGPVTISSPSQENTSSVALTAPVDANQKPSMWGSTSEGNQTPKAPVLAPAGFGKQSCGGVFGNVSTQTNGSSQGDKPFGFSFRGAKDSQRQDSDTSQNLFFQFISQNQSNTQGQSKAFTSLSECLNKEPPSLFKSAAPSEGFKKTVVASASTGLFGSAPASGLAPLKEQPKVPDIKPAGNGILMNKPFGAVGEAQSKLPATFSSAIIQAASSTEVLKPSGLGTSGLGNASGGIRNVNSSTPVSSFGLLAGNKVSDGHENLFLQPSKETNSFLAYGRGVPQTPFGALTSPKSSSAQSASAVSPSGSTSLLGQDPPGSDAKPNLFTMAEPPKGILAPQFAAPALMTTPSFTSVAQDGQQISKPNREGSDDSSGTLLSTEAEGVSVPFEQSKFSLEERLQSIKKDSESSSNSDLSDLSEGEDNAGQSQKPDLPAGNEDKNKAQAAAKSRPRSKPFKVGQSVLKDQNKVRRLKQSGEAFLQDGSCINVAPHLHKCRECRLERYRKSREQDSDDDDPNVACRFFHFRRLAFTKKGVLRVEGFLSPQQSDSMAMGLWLPSITIQEGLDLDTSKYILANVGDQFCQLVMSEKEAMMMVEPHQKVAWKRAVRGVREMCDVCETTLFNIHWVCRKCGFGVCLDCYRLRKNRPPEVEDGPEEEVFSWLKCAKGQPHEPQNLMPTQIIPGTALYSIGDMVHAARGKWGIKANCPCTSRHKTLMRPSAPNGLSQSGAAHSSGNGTTSTSSTTRPNEESAAGVVVKTEPVEEPTSADTTSSTSGTNSSTSSPAPAPTSAPTLLPPSLPPPSLPPPSLPPAPALVPTPPAKDSKSSSSALHWLADLATQKEPKESLRSMMGRDSRSPFGLDSFSTLSKPSGSSPKLFNSLLLGAGPSQPKAEGTSLRDLLNSGSGKLPQGPTEGGVPFPPVFSTASQADKMKGGLPNFLDHIIASVVETKKSEVRRASGSAEVIESATAPRREGVMGLSVLDPHTSHSWLCDGRLLCLQDPSNPNNWKIFRECWKQGQPVLVSGIHRKLKEHLWRPEAFSEEFGDQDVDLVNCRNCAIISDVKVREFWDGFQVISKRLQGSDGQPMVLKLKDWPPGEDFRDMMPTRFNDLMDNLPLPEYTKRDGRLNLASRLPNFFVRPDLGPKMYNAYGLISTEDRKVGTTNLHLDVSDAVNVMVYVGIPEGENDQESEVMQTIEEGDVDDMTKRRVYEIKEKPGALWHIYAAKDAEKIRELLRKVGEEQGQENPPDHDPIHDQSWYLDQTLRRRLYEEYGVQGWSIVQFLGDAVFIPAGAPHQVHNLYSCIKAAEDFVSPEHVKHCFRLTQEFRHLSNTHTNHEDKLQVKNIIYHAVKDAVATLKAHEPKLGRS from the exons GTGTTTGTAGAATTTGAGGACAGCCCTTGGCGTAAGCGTGCATGGGTGCAGTTGTATGGGGATGAGGTGCGTGTCGTTCTTATGGAGAGTGCCATCGTTTGGGCAAACTGCAGCGATCCTTCTCTCTCCACTGCTCTAGGATCATCTGCTACACAGTGGCCTGCCTTG atgTTCAAACAGCTGATTGACCGTGTGGGTTTGGGGTCCGTGGTCCCTGTTGAGTTCTTTGGTGCAAGAAATTTGGCGTTTCTCCCTAATGGGAATTCGCTGCACACTTTTGAG ACTGAAAAAGATTTTACACACTCTCTGCTTCAAGAGCAGCCGGCACTTCAACATGCCATTTCAAGCTGGCATACAGACTCTGAGTTGCAGGAGATTTTGCGGAAAG GATCTTACACTATTCAGGGTCGGAGAGTAAAGGTGTACCAGCCAGAGTTTGAGCAGCCCTGGGCCTTTGGACTAGTATCTCAGCATGATCCTGTTTCACACATTATGGAGATTACCATGGATCAGAGTTGTTTAAAA GGTGAGGAGACACAAGTGGTTGATCCTCGGGTTATTCACGTAATGCTTGCTGAAGGCAAGTTAAATGAG AGCCAAGATCGACGCAAAAAGGAGGGTGATGGTGGGAAAGGTGAGGGCAGTCGAAGACGTCGGACAGCATCTGAAGGAGATGAAGACATTACACTCAAACGTTTCAAAGGAGCCGGGGAAGGTGCCTCTGACAACCAGAATGGGAATAGCTCCAACAGGGACGCAGAGGCTATG CAGGAACACTCCCATATAAGGAGCACAGGTTTTGTGAAGGAGAATGGCAGTTTTATCCCAAACCAAGAAAGGATTTCTTCAGTATCTGCAGTGCTTCCTGCTTCTACTCCAACGCCACCTCCTTTGAAGCCTGCCCCATCACCTTTTTCTAACACTTTTCCTTCTTTGGGTCAAATGCCCAACTTGGTGCCCGGGGCCCCTGCCCCGAAATCATCTCCCACACTCCCATCGTCAGAGAGGGAGGAGGGAGGTGTTCTTTCAGGGTATCCTAAAACAGCTGCCCTGGTGTCTCCAGGTCCTGTGACCATTTCATCACCTTCCCAAGAAAACACTTCAAGTGTGGCTCTCACTGCTCCTGTTGATGCGAACCAAAAGCCCAGTATGTGGGGATCAACCTCAGAAGGAAATCAG ACCCCTAAAGCCCCTGTTCTAGCTCCTGCTGGATTTGGTAAACAGTCCTGTGGAGGGGTGTTTGGGAATGTCTCAACACAGACTAATGGATCTTCCCAGGGGGACAAACCCTTTGGGTTTTCATTTAGAGGTGCAAAGGACTCGCAAAGGCAGGACTCTGATACGTCACAGAACCTGTTCTTCCAATTCATCTCTCAGAACCAGAGCAACACACAAGGCCAATCAAAAGCCTTCACATCTTTGTCCGAGTGCCTGAACAAGGAGCCGCCCAGCCTGTTCAAGTCTGCTGCTCCCTCTGAGGGTTTCAAAAAAACTGTTGTGGCTTCTGCATCCACTGGACTGTTTGGTTCAGCACCTGCCAGTGGCCTGGCACCACTGAAAGAGCAGCCAAAAGTGCCTGATATCAAGCCTGCAGGCAATGGGATCCTTATGAACAAGCCTTTTGGTGCTGTAGGGGAGGCACAGAGCAAACTCCCAGCCACTTTTTCTTCTGCCATAATTCAAGCTGCAAGCTCTACAGAGGTGCTGAAACCCTCGGGATTAGGAACCAGTGGACTTGGAAATGCCAGTGGTGGAATTAGAAATGTAAATAGCTCAACCCCAGTGAGTAGCTTTGGTCTGCTTGCTGGCAACAAGGTTTCCGATGGACACGAGAACCTGTTCTTGCAGCCCTCGAAGGAGACAAATTCGTTTCTTGCCTATGGCAGAGGTGTTCCGCAAACCCCTTTTGGTGCATTGACATCTCCAAAGTCTTCATCTGCCCAGTCCGCATCTGCTGTTTCACCTTCAGGCAGCACCAGTCTGCTCGGTCAAGATCCTCCTGGTAGTGATGCAAAACCAAATCTCTTCACTATGGCAGAACCTCCCAAGGGAATCTTAGCCCCTCAGTTTGCAGCTCCTGCTCTCATGACCACTCCGTCATTCACATCAGTTGCACAGGATGGACAGCAAATATCCAAACCAAACAGAGAAGGATCAGATGACAGCTCTGGAACCCTTCTCAGCACTGAAGCAGAAGGTGTCTCTGTGCCCTTTGAGCAAAGCAAGTTTTCACTGGAGGAACGTCTTCAGTCTATCAAAAAGGATTCAGAGTCCAGTAGTAACAGTGACTTGTCTGATTTGAGTGAGGGAGAGGACAACGCTGGCCAGAGCCAGAAACCCGATCTTCCGGCAGGCAATGAGGATAAGAACAAGGCCCAGGCTGCAGCCAAGAGCCGGCCACGGAGCAAACCATTTAAAG TTGGACAGTCTGTGTTGAAGGACCAGAATAAGGTTCGGCGCTTGAAGCAGTCTGGAGAGGCCTTTCTACAAGATGGCTCTTGCATTAACGTGGCTCCCCACTTGCATAAATGTCGTGAGTGCCGTCTGGAGCGCTACAGGAAATCGCGTGAGCAGGACTCTGATGATGACGACCCAAATGTAGCCTGTCGATTCTTTCACTTTCGCAG GTTGGCTTTCACTAAAAAGGGAGTTCTTCGTGTGGAGGGTTTTCTGAGCCCACAGCAGAGTGACAGCATGGCAATGGGCCTGTGGCTTCCTTCCATCACAATACAAGAAGGACTTGACCTGGACACGTCCAAATATATTTTAGCAAATGTGGGGGACCAGTTTTGCCAATTGGTCATGTCAGAGAAAGAAGCCATGATGATGGTAGAACCACATC aaaaagtGGCTTGGAAGCGAGCTGTCCGAGGAGTGAGAgaaatgtgtgatgtttgtgaAACAACCCTGTTCAACATCCACTGGGTTTGTCGTAAATGTGGCTTCGGCGTTTGTCTTGACTGCTATCGACTACGCAAGAACAGGCCACCTGAAG TGGAAGATGGTCCTGAAGAGGAGGTGTTCTCATGGCTTAAGTGTGCTAAAGGCCAGCCACACGAACCACAGAACCTCATGCCAACTCAAATTATACCCGGCACGG CATTGTACAGCATAGGTGACATGGTACATGCAGCCAGAGGTAAATGGGGGATTAAAGCAAACTGTCCCTGCACTAGTCGGCACAAAACGTTGATGCGGCCCAGTGCTCCAAATGGTCTTTCACAG TCGGGTGCAGCTCACAGTTCGGGGAATGGAACCACGTCTACTTCATCCACAACCCGTCCAAATGAAGAATCTGCAGCTGGTGTTGTAGTCAAAACTGAACCCGTTGAAGAGCCTACAAGTGCTGATACCACATCAAGTACCAGTGGGACAAATAGCAGCACATCTAGCCCTGCTCCTGCTCCAACTTCTGCTCCTACTCTTCTTCCTccttctcttcctcctccttcacTTCCTCCTCCTTCACTTCCTCCTGCTCCTGCACTTGTACCTACACCTCCTGCAAAGGATAGCAAGAGCAGTTCTTCAGCACTTCACTGGCTGGCAGATCTGGCCACACAAAAGGAGCCCAAAG AGTCTCTGCGCTCCATGATGGGTCGTGACTCTCGTTCTCCATTTGGCCTGGACTCGTTCAGCACACTTTCCAAACCATCAGGGTCCAGTCCTAAGCTGTTCAACAGTCTGCTGCTGGGTGCAGGCCCTTCACAACCCAAAGCAGAGGGTACCAGCCTCCGAGATCTGCTGAACTCTGGCTCTGGCAAACTCCCGCAAGGGCCCACAGAGGGAGGTGTCCCATTTCCTCCAGTGTTCTCCACTGCTAGT CAGGCTGATAAAATGAAGGGAGGTCTTCCTAACTTCCTGGATCATATCATTGCATCAGTAGTGGAGACTAAGAAGTCAGAGGTTCGTCGTGCGTCAGGTTCAGCAGAAGTCATCGAGTCTGCCACTGCTCCTCGCAGAGAGGGGGTGATGGGGCTGAGTGTCCTGGATCCACACACTTCACACTCTTGGCTTTGTGACGGCCGTTTGCTCTGCCTGCAGGACCCCAGTAACCCCAACAACTGGAAGATCTTCAGAGAGTGCTGGAAACAAGGACAG cCTGTGCTGGTCTCAGGCATACACAGGAAGCTGAAGGAACACTTATGGAGGCCTGAGGCCTTCAGCGAGGAGTTTGGAGACCAGGACGTGGACCTGGTCAACTGTAGGAACTGCGCCATCATCTCTGATGTTAAAGTCAGGGAATTTTGGGATGGCTTCCAGGTCATTTCCA AGCGATTGCAAGGTAGCGATGGCCAGCCTATGGTACTAAAACTTAAAGACTGGCCTCCTGGAGAAGATTTTCGAGATATGATGCCCACTCG GTTTAATGATCTCATGGACAATCTTCCTTTGCCCGAGTACACAAAGAGAGATGGCCGTCTCAACCTGGCCTCTCGTCTTCCAAACTTCTTTGTTCGGCCAGATCTGGGCCCTAAAATGTACAATGCGTATG GTCTGATCTCCACAGAAGACAGGAAGGTCGGCACCACTAACTTGCATTTGGACGTGTCTGATGCCGTCAACGTTATGGTGTATGTGGGCATCCCAGAAGGAGAGAATGACCAAGAAAGTG AGGTGATGCAGACTATTGAAGAGGGTGATGTAGATGACATGACGAAAAGAAGAGTCTACGAGATCAAGGAGAAACCTGGGGCTCTCTGGCACATCTATGCTGCCAAAGATGCTGAGAAGATCCGAGAGCTCTTACGAAAG GTTGGAGAGGAACAAGGTCAAGAGAACCCACCAGACCATGATCCTATCCATGACCAGAGCTGGTACCTGGACCAGACGTTGCGTCGCAGGCTGTATGAGGAGTATGGAGTCCAGGGATGGTCCATTGTGCAGTTTTTGGGAGATGCAGTGTTCATCCCAGCTGGAGCACCACATCAG GTGCACAACCTGTACAGCTGTATCAAAGCTGCAGAAGATTTTGTTTCTCCAGAGCATGTGAAGCACTGTTTTAGACTGACGCAAGAGTTTCGCCACCTTTCCAACACTCACACAAACCACGAGGACAAGCTACAG